From the genome of Vicinamibacterales bacterium:
AAGCGGCCCGATCGGGTGGCCGTCGATCGACGGGTGGACGCGATTGGTCAGACAGACCGCGTAGAGGGCGCGATCCGGGTCGATCCACAGCGACACGCCGGTGAAGCCGGTGTGTCCGATGGCGCGGGGCGACATGCGCGGACCGCACGATGAGGTCGGCAGCATCGTGTCCCATCCGAGCGCCCGCGAACTGCCCGGCACGGTTCCACGGCGCGCGAAGTACCCCATCGTGTCCGGCGTCGCCGCGCGCCACCCCGGGCTCGCGCCGCTCCAGAGCGCCAGCGCCCAGCGCGCGAAGGCGCCGACAGCTGACGCCGTGCCGAACAGGCCCGCGTGCCCGGCCGCACCCCCAAGCGCCGCCGCGTTCGCGTCGTGTACGTACCCGGCCAACACCCGGCCGCGCCAGGCGTCCACGCTGGTGGGCGCGACCCGTGCACGCCACGCGTCCCGGGCGCCGAACGCGAGGTCCACCGGTCCCAGGACCTCGGCGACGAAGGCCTCGAACTGCGCCGACAGCGATGCGCCGCCGGCGTCTTCGAGCAGCGCCCCGAGCAGGATGAATCCGAGATCGGTGTATTCGGAGCGGGTGCGGGGAGCGTAGGTCAGGGGCGTCGCCGCGATGCCGGCCAGCACGCCGCGCCGACCGGCGACCGCCTGATAGAACGGGCGATGGGCCGGAAAGCCGCCGGCGTGCTCCAGGAGATCGCGGATCGCGATCGCCGGGCCATCGCCGAAGCCCGTGAGCCGTGCCCGGAGCGGCGTGTCGAGCGGAAGGGCGCCGGCGCTCGCCGCATCCATCGCCAGCGTGGTCGTCGCGATCACCTTCGTCAACGACGCCAGGTCGTACACGGTGTCGCCCGTGACCGCCGGAGCATCGGCGGCGTACGTGTGGCGTCCCGCGGCGAGCCGCCACCAGGGACCGTCGAGACCTCCCGTCTCCACGACGGCCCCAGGCGTCACGCGCCGCCCAATGGCGTCAGCGATGAGCGTGGCGACCTCCGGCGGCGGCTGGCGGGTCATGCGCGCGCCGGCGCGAACCGCTGCAGCATCCACGCGGTCGCCACCGTGGTGACCGCGCCGATGAACACGTACCAGGTCCACGCCGTCGGCGTGAGCGCCCAGACCAGGGTCATGGCGACGAGGCCCACCACCATCCCGACGAAGGCGTCCCGCTCGCCGACCGAGGGCGCGCGCGTGGCGAGCAGGAAGGCGCCCAGGACCGAGCCCGACGCGAAGGAGAGGACCGCGAGTCCCGCGTCCAGGACCGACCGGTCCATGAACTGCGCGCCGAGCGCCACCGCCACCTGCACGACGCCCCAGCCCACGGTGATGCGCCGCGAGAGCGCGACGAGGCCCGCCTCGTCGAGGGCCAGCGTCCGCCGCGGGCGATAGAAGTCGTTGAGCGTCGTCGCGGCCATCGCGTTCAAGGACGGCGACAGCGCCGCCGCGACGATGGCGGCCACGATGAACCCGGCCATCCCGCTGGGCAGGTAATTGACCACGAAGTGGGGGAGCACCTGGTCCGTCCGTTCGAGGGCCGTCGTGAGCGGCACGTGCTGGTGGAACGTGTACAGCATCACGCCGATGAGCAGGAACACGATGAACTGGCCGAAGACGATGACGCCGCTCAGCACCAGCCCCGAGGCGGCCGCGCGAGCGCTGGTCGCGGCCAGCAGCCGTTGGACCAGGAACTGGTCGGTGCCGTGCGTCGCCAGCGTGAGGGCCACGCCGCCGAGCAGGCCCGTCCAGAGCGTGTAGACGGCCGTCGGGTCCGTCGAGAGATCCAGGACGGCGAATTTACCGGCGGCGGCGCCCGTGCGCACCACTTCGTCCCAGCCGCCCGGGATCCGGCCGAGCAGGGCGACGCCCACGGCCGCCGCGCCCGCGACGTACACGAACATCTGCACGACGTCCGTCCAGATGACGGCGGACGACCCGCCGCGCACGGTGTAGACGATCATGATCGTCCCGACGATGACGGTGGCCCACGCCGTCGGCACGCCCGTCACCACGCTGATGACGAGCGACGTGGCGAAGAGGCGGATGCCGTCGGCCAGGGACCGCGTGATCAGGAAGAGGCCCGCCGAGAGGGTCGTGACCCGCCGGCCGTAGCGGCGTTGCAGAAGCTCGTACGACGTGACCAGATCGCCGCGGAAGTAGGCCGGGATGAAGAGCGCGCTCACGAGCAGCCGGCCCAGGACGTAGCCGAGGGCGAGCTGCAGGAAGGTCATGTTGCCGGCGTAGGCCGTCGCCGGCACCCCGATGAAGGTGAGCGTGCTGGTCTCGGTGGCGACCACGGTGCAGCAGACGGCCCACCAGGGGACCGAGTGTCCGCTCAGGAAGTAGTCGCGCGTCGTCTTCTGGAACCGGCCGAACCAGGAGCCGAACGCCGTGATGGCCGCCAGGTACCCGGCGATGACGGCGTAGTCGAGAGGGGCGAGCACGGCGGTCAGTATAAGCTTCGATCGTGCACGTCCTGGGAATCGATGCCGGCGGCAGCAAGTCGGTGGCGTGGCTGGCCGACGCCGAGGGACGCGTGCTCGGCGAGGGCCGCGCGGGCGGCGCCAACCTGCACAGCGTCGGGGAACTGGCCACCGAGAAGGCCCTGTACTCCGTGATCGTCGAGGCCGTGGCCGACCGCGCGTGGCCCGACACGGTCTGCATCGGTATGGCGGGCCTCGACCGGCCGGACGACGAGACCATCACGACCGGCATCCTGCGGCGGCTCGGGTGCCGCGGCCGGATCGTGGCCGTCAACGACGCCCACATCGCGCTCGTCGCCGGCGCCGACGAGTCGCCGGGCGTCGTCGTGATTGCGGGCACCGGGTCGATCGCGTACGGGATCGGCCCGGCCGGCACGGCGGCGCGGGCCGGCGGATGGGGCGAGGTGTACGGCGACGAAGGCTCCGCGTTCTGGGTGGGCGCCCGGGCGCTCGCCGCCGTGGTGCGCGCGTCCGATCGGCGGGGGCCGTCGACGGCCCTCACGGCGCTCATCCTGCGGCACGCGGAGGTGGACCGCATCGACGGGCTCGTCCGTCAGGTCCATACGCGTCCCGATCGCCGGCCCGTGATCACGGCCATGGCCGGGCTCGTCGCCAAGGCGCACGCCGAGGGCGACGCAGTGGCCGGCGAGATCCTGCGGTCCGCGGCCGCCGAGCTGGCGCTGGCCGCGCGTTCGGTGGTCGAGCAGCTGGGGATGCGCGGCGACGCGGCCCGCGTGGTCCTGTCGGGCGGCCTCTTCAAGATGGCGCCGGTCGTGGCCGGGATGCTCGCCGGCCTGATGGCGGAGGTGGCCCCGAAGGCCGTCACCGCAGTGCTCACCGACGAGCCCGCGCTCGGCGCCGTCCGCGTCGCCCTGCGGGCCGCGCGCGGCCACCTGCGACTGCCCGTCTACGCCGGCGCGCCGGCGTCTCGATCGTGATCGTCGAGGTGCTGGAAGACGGCGCGGCCGCGGCGCGAGCCGCGGCGCTCATGGCCGAGCGCATCGCGGGCCTGCGGGCGCCGGTGCTCGGTCTGCCCACCGGGCGCACGATGGTCCCCGTCTACGACCGCCTGGTGCTCGCGCCCATTGCCTGGGAGCGTGTTCGGACCTTCAACGTGGACGAGTTCGCGGGAGCGGCGCTGACGGCTCCAGGCAGGTTCCGGGCGTTCATGGACGAGCACCTCTTCTCGCGCGTCCCGATCGCGCCGGCGGCGATCGGCTTTCCGCGCGGCGATGCCGCCGACCTGGACGCCGAATGCCGACGCTACGAGGCGGCCGTCACGGGCGCTGGCGGGCTGGATCTCCTCGTCCTCGGCATCGGCGCCAACGGGCACGTCGGCTTCAACGAGCCGGGCGAGACGCTTCTCGCGGCGACGCACCTGGCCACGCTGTCCGAGGCGACGAGAAGGGCGAACGCGGAGCTCTTCGGCGGTGACTGGGAGCGCGTGCCGTCCCAGGCGGTCACCCTCGGCATGGGCCAGCTCCTCAAGGCGCGGGAGGTCCTCGTCGTCGCGACGGGCGCGTCGAAGGCGGAGGCGGTCCGGGCCATGGTTCGGGGGCCGTTGACGACGTGGTGCCCGGCATCGTGGCTCCAGACGCACGGCCGCGCGACCGTCGTGCTCGACGCGGCAGCCGCCGGCTTGCTCTAGGCTCCGTTCCCGTCGCGGCGGACGCGAGGGCCCGGACCGAGCCCGTGAGCGCGGCCGTTCCTGATCGTCAGCGCCGTTCGCCGCTGTCGAGCAGCGCCCGCAGGCGCGGTTCGATGTCCTCGCCGATGGCGTCGCGCAACGATCCGTCGGCACGGCGCAGGCGGCTGAGGGCCTTGGCGTAGGGGAGGCCCGTCTTCTGCATCACGACGGCCGCTTTCACGTTCCAGTGCGCTCGCTTGAGCAGGGCGTCGGCGGCCTGCTGGTCGATGCCGGTGACGATGTTGACCATGCGCCGGGCGCGATCGCGCAGCTTCTCGGAGCCGGTCCGGACGTCCACCATCAGGTTGCCGTAGGTCTTGCCGACGAGGACCATGGCCGACGTGGTGAGCGTGTTCAGCACCAGCTTCGTCGCCGTGCCGGCCTTGAGCCGCGTCGACCCCGCGATCACCTCGGGGCCGACGGCCGGCGCGATCGTGAGATCGACGAAGCTTTGCAGTTCGGTCCGCGGGTCGCAGGTGACGAAGATGATCCGGGCTCCGACGCCGCGGGCGCACGTGAGGGCGCCGCGGACGAACGGCGTCATGCCGCTGGCGGACACGCCGACGAGGATGTCCTTCCGGGTCGGCGCGAGCCGCCGCGTCGCGCGGGCGCCCTCCTCGTAGTCGTCCTCGGCGCCTTCCTTCGCACGCAGGATCGCGGCCTTGCCGCCGGCCATGATGGCCTGCACCACCGAGGGGTCCGTGCCGAAGGTCGGCGGCATCTCCGCGGCCTCGACCACGCCCAGTCGCCCGCTGGTCCCGGCGCCGACGAAGATGACGCGCCCGCCCTTGCGCAGGGCCTTGGCGAGCATGTCGGCGCCGACGGCGATGCGGTCGCGCTCGCGCTGCACCGCGGCCAGGGCCTTCTTGTCCTCCGCCAGCATCAGGTCCACGACGCCTGCGGCGGGTTGCTTGTCGATGGCCAGCGTGGCGGGGTTGATGGCTTCGGTGGGGAGCGACTCCCACTTCGAGGAACGGGGCATGTGACGACCGGCGAGGCGAACGCCAGCCCCGCATGCTAGTCCCGTGTCACCGCGGTGTCAACGAACCGCGGAAGCGCCGCGTAGAATGGCCACGTGGCCTCGGCCGTCGACCGCTACCTCGCCCATCTCGAGCACGAGCGCCGGGTGTCGCCGCACACGCGGGACGCCTACGCGGGGGACCTGGCGAAGCTGGAGGCGTTCGCCGGCGGGGAAGGGCGTCGCTTGGAGGCCCTCACGCTGCCCGAGCTCGAGCGCTTCGTCCGGACGCTGATGGCCGACGGGCGCTCGCCGCGGTCCGTCGGGCGGGCCGTCGCCGCGGTGCGCGGCTTCTTCCGCTTCGTCACCGGCGGGGGCGAAGGCGACCCGGCCGCCGACCTCGCGCCGCCGCGGGCCTGGCGGGCGCTCCCGAAGTACCTGACCGTCGACGAGGTGGACGCGCTGCTCGGGGCGCCCGATCCGAGCGGGCCGATCGGCGTGCGCGACCGTGCCCTCATCGAGGTGCTGTACGCCACGGGCCTGCGCGTCACCGAGCTCCTGTCGCTCACCCTGCCGGACGTCGACCTCGATCGCGGCGTCCTGACGACCATGGGGAAGGGGCGCAAGGAGCGCATGGTCCCCGTGGGCGAGGCGGCCGTCGCCTGGGTGCGCCGCTATCTCGACGAGGGACGCCCACAGCTGCTGCGCGCACGCGCGAACCCACGGCTGTTCCTGAACGTGCGGGGCGGCGGCCTTTCGCGCATGGGTTTCTGGAAGATCCTCCGGGCGCACGGACGCACCGCCGGCATCCAGCGCGCGATCTCGCCTCACGTGCTCCGGCATTCGTTCGCGACGCACCTGCTCGAACGCGGCGCCGACCTTCGGGCGATCCAGGTGATGCTCGGGCACGCCGGCCTGTCCACGACCCAGATCTACACCCACGTTCTCGACGAGCGGCTGCGCGCGGTGTACGACCGGTTCCACCCGCGCGCGTGATGCGGAGCGTGCTGCGATTCGTCGCCGGCGCCGTGGCCGCCGTCGGCGTGCTGATGGCCTGGCGCGTGAGCCTCCTGCCGCGGCAGGGCGCCGCAGAAGCGGGCCTGCCCGCCACGGACGTCACCGTGGCCTATCACGTGCACTCGAACCGATCCGACGGCACGGGCACGCCGGATGAGATCGCGTCGGCCGCCGCGACGGCAGGCGTCAAGGTGGTGGTGCTCACGGATCATGGGGACGGCACGCGCGTCGTCGATCCGCCGCGCTACCTCCACGGGGTGCTCGTCGTCGACGCCGTCGAGATCAGCACCTGGGGCGGCCACTACGTCGCCCTCGGCGCCGCGCCGGCGCCCTATCCCCTCGGCGGCGAACCGTCGAGTGTCGTGGACGACGTCCGCTGGCTGGGCGGCCTGGGCATCGTCGCGCATCCGCGGTCGGCCAGGGAGGCCCTGCGGTGGCGGGACTGGGACGCGGCGTTCGACGGGCTCGAGTGGTTGAACGCCGACAGCGAGTGGCGCGATCGTCCGCGCGATCTGTGGGCGTCCCTCCTGACCTATCCGTGGAGACCGGTGGCCACGCTGACGGCCCTCCTCGACCGCCCCGAGGCAGAGCTGGCGGAATGGGATCGGCTGGCCGCGCGGCGCCCGGTCGTCGGGCTCGCCGCGCTCGACGCGCACGCCCGCGTGGGCCTGCGCGGAGTCGGGGAACCGTACGACGGCTGGGCGGCCGTGCGGCAGCCCTGGTATGCCGAGGCGTTCGCAGCCTTCACCAACGTGGTACGGCTCCCGGTCCCGTTCACGGGGGACGCGGCGCGCGACGCGGCGTCGCTCCTGCAGGCGGTGCGAGGGGGCCGGGCGTACGCCGTCGTCACCGGCCAGCGCGCGGCCGGCGCGGCGTCATTCACGGTCGAGGCGGACGGCACCGTCTGGACCCCCGGTGCCTGGGTGGCTCCGCCCGCGGGTGCCGCTCTCGTCTTTCGGGCCTCGACCGAGGCGCCGTCCACGGCCACGACCCGGATCGTGTGCGACGGGTCGGTGGTGGCCGAGGCGCCGGGGGGCCGAATGGTCTGGACCTCCGCGACGCCGCCTGGCGCCTGCCGCTGGGAGGTCGATCTCGGCGCGCCGTTTCGCACGCCGTGGATCGTCACCAATCCCGTCTACGCGCGTGGAGACCAGCGGCGGCCAACCGTCCTGGCACTTCCCACGGCGACGGTGCGAATGCCGATCGCGTCGGGGGACCCCGCCGCCTGGCAGGTCGAGCGCGCAGCGGGGACGACCGCGGAGGTCGGACCGGGTGCCAGCGGCGTCTCCTTCCGATGGCGGCTCGGCGAGGGCGACAGCCCGTACGCTGCGGCGCGCGTGGACCTGGCCTCCGGCGCCCTCGCCGGGTCGGACCGTATCGTGGTCGCTGCCGGCGCCGACCGCCCGACGCGCGCGTGGATCCAGCTTCGGACGCCGGACGCGGGCGGGCGCCGCTGGGGACAATCGATCCGCCTGACGCCCGACGAGAAGGGCCGGGAGTTCGAACTGCCGCTCGAACGCTTCCTGCCGCTGGACGGCCAGGCCGGCCCGGTGCCGCGCGAACAGGTCACGGCCCTGCTGGTCGTGGTGGACACGGTCCACGCCCGACCGGGGACCGGTGGCGTCCTGAGCTGGGGCGGCGTCTCGGCGGCGCGCTGACATCGCGGCGCGCCGTGGCGTCGTACACGCGTCGCGCGTCCGGTTCGAATCGGCGAGGAGGTTCGACAGCGCGCGGCGCGACGTGTGTCAGGTCCGAACCGTCAGGAGCAGGGACAGGGCGCAGGCGCCGAACAGGAGGTTCGGGGCCCATGCGGCCAGGATGGGCGGCAGGGCTCCGCCGGCGCCCAGGGCCGCGAAGACGCTGATCATGGTCCAGTAGGTGAGGGCCAGCACCACGCCGACGCCGATGCCGTACAACGCGCCGCGCCGGCCGATCGTGACCGCGAACGGCACGCCGATGAGGGTCATGACGACCGTGACCAGGGGGAAGGCGAACTTCCGGTGCAGGGCGACCTGGTGCTCGCGGACGTCGTGCCCGGCGGCACGCACCTCGTCGACATAGCGCTGGAGCTGGCGATAGGTCATCTGCTCAGGCGGCGGGATCTGCGTGACGAAGGTCTCGGGCGTGGCCAGCGCCAGTTCCCGCTCGTCGAAGGGCGAGTAGGACGCCACCTTGGCGTCGCTGTTGAAGGTGCGCGTCCACCCATTCCTCGCATCCCAGGTCCGGCCGTCACCGACGGCGGGCTCAGCCCTGGCGACCTTGGCGAACGACCGCTCGGTCACGATGCCGCCGGCCTGGCCGAACGTGAGCACCGTGAGGCCGTTCAACTCGTGCTCGCTCGGGCTGTAGAACTGGTAGTGGTAGACGCGGCCATCGGGTCCGGTGAGCCAGCGCCGGTTGAGCGCGTCGTAGCGGCGGGGCGTCTGGCCGCGAATGAGGTAGTCCAGCTCCTTGGCGCGGCGGTTGGCGGGTGCGAGCACCCACTCCTCGAGTCCGAAGAGCGCGCCCGAGGCGACGAGCGCCGAGGCCAGGAGCGGCACGGCCGTCCGGTACAGGCTGATGCCGCAGGCCCGCATCACGACCAGTTCACTGGACTTCGTGAGCGCGCCGATCGTGGCGACCGCCGCCAGCAGGACGGCGAGCGCGATGACGTAGTAGAGATACTGCGGAGTGGACCACCAGAAGTAGCGGAGCAGCAGCTCCGCCGTCGCGGTGCCCTTGATGAGCTTGTCGGACAGGTCGATGAAGGTCGCCAGATAGAAGAGGCCGGCCATGCTGACCACCGACAGCGCCAGCACCCGGAAATAGAGGGTGGCGACGTAGAGATCGAGCAGCGGCAGCCGGAGGCCGGCAATGCGCGGCACCCGCACCACGAGGGCTCCGCCCACGAGGTCCCCGATCGTCGCCAGCCGCGCCGACACGGCGGGCGGCACGAACGAGCCGGCACGCGAGGCCGGTTTCAGCCGGCGCCACAAGCCGACGAGGCCGGCGGCGCCGACGACGAGGTTGGGCAGCCAGGAGGCGAGCCCCGGCGACAGGTAGTGGCCCTTCGCGAACGACTGGCCGAGCCACATCACGGCGTAGTAGGCGAAGATGACGACGACGCCCAGCGCGAGGCCCGCGAACTTTCCATCGCGCCGATCAGTGGCGCCCAGCGCGATGCCGATCAGGGCGAACACGAAACACGCCGCCGGGATCGAGAACTTCTTGTGGATCTCGTACCACTCGTTGTGTGACGACTGGTCGAGGCCCTCGAGCCGGGCGGCCTGCTCGCGGAGCTCGACGATCGACATCTCGCGAATGCCCCGCGCCGGCCCCTGACGCGGGAAGACGCTTTCCGGGTCCAGCGGCACGACGGTCCGGTCGAACGTCACCACCTCGTAGCCGTCGGGGTCGTTCTCGGCCGTGCTGTGGCGGGTGCCGTCGGTGAGCACCATCTGGATGGTGCGGGCCTCGCGGTCCACGAGCATCCGGCCGTGCTCGGCGACGTACAGCACCGGATGGTCGGGCGACCGCGTGTCCGCGGCGACGACGCCGGACCAGCCGCCCTCGGCAGGCACGTCGCGCACGTAGACGACGAAGCCGGGGAAGTCCTCGAAGAACTCGCGCGGCTTCACCTCGCCCTCGGCCCGATCGGCCACGAGGCGCGTCGTGATCTCGCGGAACGTCTGGTTCGCGTCCGGGATGGCCCAGATGAGCACCCAGGACGTCGCCATCCAGGCTGCCACGCCGAGGATGGCCGCCGGGCGGAGCAGGCGGACCGGGCTCAGGCCGCAGGCCAGCATGGCCACGATTTCGCGGTCACCCGACAGCCGGCCCAGCGCCACGAGCAGGCCGACCAGCAGGGACATCGGGATCGTGAGCCCCAGCGCCTGGGGGATGAGGGTGACCATCACACGGGCCAGGGTGAGCCACGGCACCCCCTTGGCCACCATGGTCTCGGCCTGCTGGATGATGAAGGGGATAATGAGGATGAACGTGAGGACGAGCAGCGCCAGCGCGAACGGCACGGCCACTTCGCGAATCACGTACCGGTCAAGCGTGCGCATGCGTCGCTGACGGAATTGTACCAGGAGCCGCATGCCGCCCCCCGCCGTCCGCCTCGCGCTCCTGTGGCACATGCACCAGCCCTACTACCTGGATCCGCCGACGGGGGAGTCGGTGCTGCCGTGGGTGCGCCTGCACGCCATCAAGGACTACGGCGGGATGGTGGCGATGCTCGAGGCCTACCCGGGCGTCCGTGTCACGTTCAACCTCGTCCCGGCGCTGGTCGAGCAGGTGGAGGCCTACGCGGCGGAGCGGACCTGGGACCGGCAGCTCGTCCTCGGGCTCCGGCCGGCGACCGAGCTCGACCGCGCTGACACCGAGTGGTTCGTGCGGGAAGGCTTCCATGCCCATCCGCCAACCATGATCGAGCCGTATCCGCGGTACGCCGAGCTCTGGCGGCGGCAGGCGAGCGGCGTGCCGTTCGACGCGGCCGCCCTGACCGACCTCCAGGTCTGGCAGAAGCTCGCCTGGGTCGACCCGGACGTCGCCCGCGCGGACCCGCGCATCGTCGGATTGCGCGCGAAGGGCCGGGACTACGACGACGCCGACAAAGCCGCGCTCCGCGAGGTCGAGCTGGCGCTGCTGCGGCGGGTGGTGCCTCTCTATCGATCGGCCGCGGATCGCGGCCAGGTGGAGCTGAGCTGTTCGCCGTACTTCCACCCGATCCTGCCCCTCCTGTGCGACTCCGCCGCGCATCACGACGCGCACCCCGGAGCGCCGCTGCCGCATCCCGCGTTCCGCTGGCCGGAGGACGCCGACGATCAGCTGGTGCGGGCGGCCCAGGCGCACGCCGGCTGGTTCGGCCGGCCGCCGGCCGGGGTCTGGCCGTCCGAAGGAGGCGTGTCACCGGCGACGGCCGCCGCGGTTGCCCGCGCGGGCTTCCGCTGGATGGCGACCGACGAAGCCATCCTGCGGGCGTCGCGGGCGCTGGCCGGTCTCGAGACGCCCGCGGCGCTCTGCCATCGCACGCACGAGATCGCGACGCCGGACGGGCCCGTCCGCGTGGTGTTCCGCGACCACGGCCTGTCCGACGCCATCGGCTTCACCTACCAGGGCTGGGCCGCCGAGGGCGCCGTCGGCGACTTCGTCGAGCGGCTCCGTGCGGCTGGCCGGCAGGCGGCTCTCCCGGGATCGCCCCCGACCGTCGCAGTCATCCTCGACGGCGAGAACGCCTGGGAGCACTATGCCGACGGCGGCCGGCCGTTCCTGCGCGCCCTCTACGGAGCGCTCGAGGCGGCGGCGGACATCGAGCCGGTCACCATGTCGGAGGCGACCACGGGGGAGGCCGAGCCGCTCCCGCGGCTCTTCGCGGGTTCGTGGATCCATGCCGACTTCGGGATCTGGATCGGCCACGCCGACGACCGCCGTGCGTGGGCGCAACTGGCCCGCGCCCGCGCCGCCTTCGCCAAGGAGGCGAAGGGGCTCGATGCCGCGGCCGTCGAGGGCGCGCGGCAGGCCCTGCGCGCCGCGGAGGGCAGCGACTGGTTCTGGTGGTACGGCGACGATCACTCGTCGCTCCACGATCGGGACTTCGACGCGCTCTTCCGGCGGCACGTCCGGCGCGCCTGGCATCACCTGGGCCTCGAGGTGCCGGCGGACCTCTACGAGTCGAACATCACGACCGAGGTCGCCGGGGACGACGTCCTGCGGCCCGTTGCGGTGGCGGACGGCGACCGGACGGGCGGGTATTTCGGCCGGCTGGGCTGGGTCGGCCTGGAGCGGCCGGCCGGATCGATGAGCCGCGGGACGGAGCGTCGCGTTCGGGCGTGCGAGGTCGCCGCCACGGACGCCGCGCTCTGGGCCGAGGCGGCGTTCGACGGCGCCGCCCGCGTGAGCCTCGAGATGACGACGCTCGACGGCCGGGCCGCCGCCGTCGACGGCGCGCCAGGCCAGCCATTGGAACTCCGGTGGGACGCCGTCCAGGCCGTGGCCGGAGAGGTCGTCCGCGTCCGGGTCGTGGCCCGGGATTCGGTCGGTCGAATCCTCGAAACGGTTCCCGCGGACGGTATCGGGCGGCGCCTCGCCGTCCCGGACGCCGGCGGGGCCAGCGTCTGGACCGCCTGACGGGGCGTTAGCCCAAACACCATCAACATTTCATCAACAGGGGCTATTCACGCCGTATTCTATTAACGTCTGATAACACTTCTTATGTAAACTAAGTGGTCTGGAAAGGGCGTTGGAGAGCCGGTCTCGTCGTGAGGTTCGGCTTCGCGGCCTTCGGCGCACCCTCGGGCCGTCGCTGTCGCGTCCGCCTTGGCTCGGGGACTCGGACTCCGCCTCACGCGGAACGAATGCGTTGCGGATTGCAGGAGCCCCGCAGCCTGCGCCACCGGACTTCAGGACGTGCGCGGACGGGACGGCGCCTTCGAACCGGCGACGGCCGGCTAGGCCTGGGCCTTCAGCTCGGCGAGGATGGACTCGAGGGCGCCGATCACTTCGTCCTTCGACGCGCTCTTCTTGGTGAACGTCAGTCGCAGGTTGAACGCCTTGGTCTGGGGTCTGAAGCTGAAGACGAACGCCTTGGGTCGGCCGGGGCCCGGCTTCGGTTTCTCCTGGGCCTGGCGCAGTTGCTCCCGGGTCGCGCCGTGCGTGGCGATCTTCTCGACCAGCGCGAGCATCTTCGCCGGGTCTCCCTGGCGGGCCACCTGCAGGAGGATGGACTTGCTGCTGATGTCTGCCAGCCGGCAGACCTTGCGGACCTCTGGCGGGATGCCCGTGAGGGACAGCGACTCGGTGATCGCCGTGCGGGACTTGCCGAGGCGCTTGGCGAGGTCTTCGTGGGTATAGCCGCAGCGGGCGCCGAGGCTGTGCAGGGCTTCGGCTTCTTCGAACGCGGTGAGGTCCTTCCGCTGGATGTTCTCGACCAGGGCGAGCTCGAGCATCTCGGTGTCGTCCACGTCGCGGACGACGACGGGCAGTTCCAGGATGCCGGCGCGGATGGCCGCCTGGTAGCGGCGCTCGCCGGCCACGATCT
Proteins encoded in this window:
- the lptF gene encoding LPS export ABC transporter permease LptF, translated to MRTLDRYVIREVAVPFALALLVLTFILIIPFIIQQAETMVAKGVPWLTLARVMVTLIPQALGLTIPMSLLVGLLVALGRLSGDREIVAMLACGLSPVRLLRPAAILGVAAWMATSWVLIWAIPDANQTFREITTRLVADRAEGEVKPREFFEDFPGFVVYVRDVPAEGGWSGVVAADTRSPDHPVLYVAEHGRMLVDREARTIQMVLTDGTRHSTAENDPDGYEVVTFDRTVVPLDPESVFPRQGPARGIREMSIVELREQAARLEGLDQSSHNEWYEIHKKFSIPAACFVFALIGIALGATDRRDGKFAGLALGVVVIFAYYAVMWLGQSFAKGHYLSPGLASWLPNLVVGAAGLVGLWRRLKPASRAGSFVPPAVSARLATIGDLVGGALVVRVPRIAGLRLPLLDLYVATLYFRVLALSVVSMAGLFYLATFIDLSDKLIKGTATAELLLRYFWWSTPQYLYYVIALAVLLAAVATIGALTKSSELVVMRACGISLYRTAVPLLASALVASGALFGLEEWVLAPANRRAKELDYLIRGQTPRRYDALNRRWLTGPDGRVYHYQFYSPSEHELNGLTVLTFGQAGGIVTERSFAKVARAEPAVGDGRTWDARNGWTRTFNSDAKVASYSPFDERELALATPETFVTQIPPPEQMTYRQLQRYVDEVRAAGHDVREHQVALHRKFAFPLVTVVMTLIGVPFAVTIGRRGALYGIGVGVVLALTYWTMISVFAALGAGGALPPILAAWAPNLLFGACALSLLLTVRT
- a CDS encoding glycoside hydrolase family 57 protein: MPPPAVRLALLWHMHQPYYLDPPTGESVLPWVRLHAIKDYGGMVAMLEAYPGVRVTFNLVPALVEQVEAYAAERTWDRQLVLGLRPATELDRADTEWFVREGFHAHPPTMIEPYPRYAELWRRQASGVPFDAAALTDLQVWQKLAWVDPDVARADPRIVGLRAKGRDYDDADKAALREVELALLRRVVPLYRSAADRGQVELSCSPYFHPILPLLCDSAAHHDAHPGAPLPHPAFRWPEDADDQLVRAAQAHAGWFGRPPAGVWPSEGGVSPATAAAVARAGFRWMATDEAILRASRALAGLETPAALCHRTHEIATPDGPVRVVFRDHGLSDAIGFTYQGWAAEGAVGDFVERLRAAGRQAALPGSPPTVAVILDGENAWEHYADGGRPFLRALYGALEAAADIEPVTMSEATTGEAEPLPRLFAGSWIHADFGIWIGHADDRRAWAQLARARAAFAKEAKGLDAAAVEGARQALRAAEGSDWFWWYGDDHSSLHDRDFDALFRRHVRRAWHHLGLEVPADLYESNITTEVAGDDVLRPVAVADGDRTGGYFGRLGWVGLERPAGSMSRGTERRVRACEVAATDAALWAEAAFDGAARVSLEMTTLDGRAAAVDGAPGQPLELRWDAVQAVAGEVVRVRVVARDSVGRILETVPADGIGRRLAVPDAGGASVWTA
- a CDS encoding ParB/RepB/Spo0J family partition protein, whose protein sequence is MRHDAHYVEALASSAAPPVGRLVPIDRVDPNPDQPRQAMGDLSDLVASLHEKGIIEPLIVRQRGERYQIVAGERRYQAAIRAGILELPVVVRDVDDTEMLELALVENIQRKDLTAFEEAEALHSLGARCGYTHEDLAKRLGKSRTAITESLSLTGIPPEVRKVCRLADISSKSILLQVARQGDPAKMLALVEKIATHGATREQLRQAQEKPKPGPGRPKAFVFSFRPQTKAFNLRLTFTKKSASKDEVIGALESILAELKAQA